From Cotesia glomerata isolate CgM1 linkage group LG3, MPM_Cglom_v2.3, whole genome shotgun sequence:
ttgtagtctaaataaaattttcattaaaaaatttttcttttttttttttttcaattacctatcctataaatattaaacataattaaataattaatcatataaCTTTATATTAGACTTGtgggatattttttaatacgaagaaataattaatcactgattaattgtaattatatttttttttattcattatttgtGATACGAATTATTGTTCATAAGTTTAATAGCttatttgtataaattattttaaattcaactctttagttaataaaaataaatatttctcagGAACTaaaggaataattttttataaagtataaaaataagtaataataaattgtaataatattttatattatcagTGTTTTCTGTACGTATTACAAAAGCTTAAGttagttatattattttacgaaGTTCCAATCTTCTCAATTTCGTCAGGATCTTCAGCGTCTAAGTAATGAATCTTCTTGTTGAAATGCCTCTCAATTTCTTGGCATATAAGCGCCGATTCTTCTGAATCAACTAAATTAATGGCAATACCCGACTTTCCAAAACGCCCGGTTCGTCCAATTCGATGAAGATAAGTCTCACAGTCAGCTTTGCGATTTTGGTCCATGGGTAAGTCAAAGTTAACAACAATAGTCACTTGCGCTACATCAATTCCTAGTAAcacaataattaatcaattaattactgaaaaaaaataacttaaaatgtaaattaattacctCGAGCCAAAACATTTGTAGTGATTAAAACTTTTTCTAAACCTGCTCTGAATCTATCTAATACAGCGATCCGTTGCTCTACTGTTAAATCTCCTGACAAAATTGCAACTCTGTGACCATCTTTGGTCATTTTCTCAGCCAGCCATCCTGCAGTTCTTCTcgtctaaattaaaaaaatcaagaattattaaagtaataaataagtaatacAACTCGAATAATAAAACAttcgttaaaaataaacttacatgACAGAATATGATTGCTTGTCCAATACTGATTACggaatatatatttgtaataGCAACATACTTTTCCTCAACTGATCTGCATTTAACATAGTATTGCTTAATATTATCCAAGCTTTCTTCTTCACGCATTAAACGAATAATTAAGGGGTTGCTGACAATTATTTCAGCAAATTCCATAACCTCGGGTTCGTATGTTGCAGAAAAGAACATCATTTGACACGACGATTTTGGAAGCAttctaaaaacaataaatattaataataataataataataataaacaatgattaattaataataataataccaaTCTTCTatcttctatatatatataggagactttctatagatatagatagtcactcatcacgatatctttggaaccataaggcgtagcgacttgaaatttggtaggaatattcctttcgccgagtagaggtcagctaagaacggattttacgaaattccacccacaaggggggttgcgggggcgttaacaatagaaaattcccatttttaacctatagctcctatcgacttcaaatttggtaggaatctcctatatgtgatgtaaaaatgatctaagagcggattttacgacaatctacttccaatatggattgcgggggtggacgttaacaatgaaaattaaaaatttccgacttctagctcctacagactcctaattttgtatgaattttgtgtaagtgatgtaaaaataatttatgaacgaattttacgatatcccactccacagaggaatgcgggggtgggtcttaataatgaaaattttgaattttttagctGTTGCTCCTAAAggctcaaaatttgataagtatctgctatatgcgaggtagaaatgatctaagagtggATTTTATGATAACCTACTACAAATATGGATTTCGGGGGTGGGtgctaaaatctaaaattttaatttccaaactgtaacttctacagactctaaatttggtgagaatcttcgtgtatgatgtcaagttcagctaagaatggattttctcgaattctaaccctagaagggattgcgggggtgttaacaatgaaaatctctcatttccaaacaaaagtttctatggacttgaagttttgttgaaaccttttgtttataatgtagaaattttctcgAATAGATCTTATGAAATTCCTCTCCCATATAAGAGTGTgggagtgataattgtcaaaaaatttatacttttcaaatacagttcctacagatatagaatttgatagaatctcaagagaaacaggaacTTACGGGAATGGCCTCCAAGgccaacggatttaaatattttccttttttaataattatattttctcacaacaatcgtctctttggcagcggcaaaaaaagtcattgtaaggtttccaaaatttaactttacatgtagctatttactcaacggactaagaattatacatacattttatttttgctgatcacataacccatgaattgttcttattaccggATCGCGGGAACGTAACAGAttgaaatgaatgcattttctaagcacttgagatgtgaaaaaggaatttggctatttattctaagagaattcgttaaaaacatgtacaaataagtttctatgaaaaattgatgtcacggaggaaatttaaattaacggcAAAATTCGTCACGCTTTAAGCTAGCcaaatttcaacttcacttatgagacgcgcaattactttaactgaaactttcaatgatcatttcaaatttttttcttcgtttcagtcattattcatttttggaaaaaaaccaCTGGAATgtcatagtgattgcacattaaaatttacaatgaatattaggtAGAATAATCACAGGGATAAAAGGTACGGGCCAATctgatgaaatttgaaatctgtACAAATCTAAACAACACtcccattaaatttcaagtctagatctctaaaaatacaattctatctatacaattctaaaaatacaatacccccagcggagcgggcgggtaacagctagtaaccaaataaattattaattaattaattaattaatactaacTTATGAATTCGAATGCACTGATCTTGATGACCTTGAGTTGCGATCATAACGTCAGCTTCGTCCAGTACAAACACAGATATTTTACTCAAGTCAAAGAATCGGTATTTCAAAGCCCAATCCAAGACTTTTCCTGGAGTTCCAATAATTATGTGATCACTGATTTTTGACCCACGAGAgactgaaaattaacaaaaatttgtattagTACTTTAATTCTTAGTGGAAAATAAGGACTCAATTTTTTGtggactattttttatttcatcgtCAACGTTTCGTCAGTACTTCCTGACTTCTTCAAGGCTCTATAATGAGGATACACAacattgtatttattatttgacgTTTAtgtattgttaatttaatgttGCGTATCCTCATTATAGGGCTCTGAAGAAGTCAAGAAGTACTGACAAAACGTTGgcgatgaaataaaaatagtctACAAGAAATTAAGTCCGTATTTCccactaaaaattaaagtgtCAATAAGACAAGGACATATATACATCATGGATTTGTATTAGTATTCCTATTACCACGTTAccattaaaaaactatacttAAGGTCAGAgatccagttattgacacttgcaattttattctaattaaaaaaaaatttttttcaaaaaaaacaattatcttgaaatttataattaaaaaaattttatttattaatttattagagttaattttttttttttttttttttttttaattaaaataaaattccaagtgtcaataactaggccagtgtcattaactgggtcttttactttATATTAATACCAACCTTCTTCTCCTCGGACAGCATACTTAATCTTAATCTCTGGGCAAAATTGTGACATCTTAGCAGCTACTTCACCAGTTTGAATCGCCAGTTCATAAGTAGGAGACAGACAAAGAACCTGGGGATAATTCTTGTCAACATTAACGCGACTCAACATTGCCAAGACAAACGCTGCTGTTTTTCCAGTTCCTGATTGTGATTGTGCGATCATGTTTTGTGGCCTGAAAAATTCATCAGTATGTTAATCATTAACTGCTAGAATACATTAATAATatgattgtttttatttatttaataacttacgGGTCAGCGAGCAAAGTCGGCAAAGCAGTCTCTTGTATTTTTGAAGGTGCATTGAATCCCATTGCGTACACACCTTTCAAAAGTTCTGGCTTtctaagtaaattaaaaaacaattgttgATTGGattgtgaataattaataaattgttataagtaaCTAATTAAAACATACAAATGTAAAAGTTCAAAAGATTTGACGCTGTACAACGGCGACGAAGGATCCTTGCGTTGGATTTCCAGGTCCTTGGTCGATTCCACAAGACCtttgtgaataattttttgcagAAGCGATTTTTCTGCCGCTGACATGGGGCCATCCGCACCATCATCTTTATCCTTGTCTTTATCCTTGGATTCTGCCTCTTTAGTTTCTGAATTCAAACTCAGGTTTTTAacctgcaaaaaaaattaattagtacagtgacatttatttattaatattcaatttacctctaaattattgaacaccatatttaattattattattaattaaacaatacaatatttaattaataattaaacaataactGGAATTCCAGTGACGCTATGGGTTATGTTATGCGTCTGAATAATTTTCTCAGAATTATCGAACTGTTGCGAGAGAGCGAACAATAGAAATAAGAAACTAAGAAACTTCGGCTAGTGAAATATGACCCGCGGTGAAAAACAACATAACaagtatgtaatatatatatacatgataGAGTTGGTATgttaatatgtaaaataaatatatgagatAAAGCCGgatacaatattattttattatttttacttacatTCACCTGCAATAGGTCTTGTTCTTTTGTTACTGCTCCCCAATCTACTTTTCCTGAAGccattttcaaataattttaatttataattaagtaaataaatataaataagtattttgttttataaattattatatagaaGTCAAGGCGGTTGAGTCTCGTAGATTACCACAAATCATAATACCCATGTAATTTTACGAAGGAAACTACCATCTTGTTGGTCTAAAAAATGCGCgcgtttatttaaattttacaaagtaTAGGTGACACTGAAAATAGTAAATGATCGTGGATTTTCgtgttcaaaaaataaaaatttaattatagaaaaaatgatGCTGAAATTAATAGACATCgggaaattttttagattcttaTAATGATTAAActactatgaaaaaaaatggaataaaaaaattcctcacattgaaattaaaaaaaaataataagttcgaattttataaaatattttttttttattatagtttacttgttataattctaaaaattctaaaaattttcaaatatctgCTGATTActgtttcatttaaaaaaataaaatcaatgaatactatgaaaaaatatttttaataattggcacttgtaatttttattaaatttctttatgttaaatttttttttctcagtaatttagtttttgtgagaaaaaaaaattctattaattttaaattatatattattttatttattcgaataaaaaaaagtatgataatattttatcacttatataaaataaataaattataacaactaattttttcatcatattataattgaaaattatttttacattatatatacataagtAATTGTAAATTTCAAATCCATTATATGTacaaacatttattaatatattttatttattttttatatcagaGAAATTGCATGCGACGATTTAAATCGAAAATATTTAAGACttcttaattaaaagtaaGTAAATAAAGTTTGTCAATGTTATTCGTATGTGatgataacaaataaaataataaatacataaaatatctatatgataattattgttgattattttaatattataaagttattgctattttttaactgcattcttgattaatttattagcaGTAGTGGTTTTAGAAATCAACCTTACGTTAATCATAGATAAGTCAATCATTTTACGCTGATATTTTTTGTGGAATACCATCGCTGCTGAATGTGTTTTAAATACTATCGTCGCAGTACCATCGCCCATCGttattttctacaaaataaaattatttaataaaaaatcattgacataaaatcattttaatttaaaatattttattgaaacaaaATCTTACTTCAAGAGTTCCAATTCCTTGACACATCCGCCGGATTTGTGCTTCAGTAGTACTAGCagctaaattttcaattataactGTAGTGGGTTTTATTGAATTAGGTTGAAGTACTATTCTCTGATTATTTTGTGAACCAgctgttatttttttagcatTTGTTGTAGCTGGGCTAACAATAACTTTTCTAACACTGCTGGCAGCGTCTTTGACAACTGTTTTCTGATTACTGACAATAGATTTTTTAGCAACAGTCGTTGATTTATCAGCAACTTTTTTCGGTGGTGTTGTAGACTTTTCAATTGTTGCAACAGATTTTTGAGTTGCAACAGCAGTTGATTGCGTTGGATTTGAGACAGGTTTTTGCAGAgaaacagttttttttactgGAACAGTTTTTAGCGTCGTAGTTCCTGCTTTTGGAACAGCGGAATTAGTTTTCTGCATCGCTACTACAACTCTTTGTGCATTTACCGTCGGCTTTCGAAGTACAACCCGTCTAGTATTTGTCTgtatcaaaacttttttttgagcATCCGTAGTTCCAGTTGTCTCATCATCAGTTTGATTTGCAGACGGATTTTTATCTGTTGCTTGAACTGTTCTAATGATCCGAACGTTAGTTTTTTCTCCGCCCTACAAAAATcaccaattattttttattttatcgcaCGATTTCTCTCCCAGCTcattccaaaattatttttcataaaaaaaaggaaacaaaaaaaaacataaaataattaaaatcataaaatatttattacgaaatatgaaaaaaaattatacaataaaatCCATGTAatgagttataaaaaaaaataaactaatgtATTTAATAAGCTGTAATTGCCTACATGATTAAGTTACAAGAATACACAATAAAAATGActtcaatattttcattctTGTTATtacgtaaaataatttttgaaagttcCAATTTCTACTAAATTAGTAGTTAATGTTATACCTCTATCGCTTGAGTATTTCCAGCTGTGGTGCGAATTCTTTTCACTGCCGACTGAGCTGGATTTTCAGTAATACCTTCTTTTTTTATAGCTGTAGCAGCTGCAGATTTGCTTTCTTGTACATTATctgcaattttaataataaatttttttttccaaaatcaataaaaaaaataaaaaaaaaataaaaaaaaaaataaataaatatctaattaaatttttaccagTAGTTTGTTGATCTTTGGTTTCATCTATTTTATCCATGGCTGCTTTTTTTCGTCTATTCTCTTTTTCCTGAAGTAATTTTTCCCTCAATCGTTTTTGCTCTTCCATTTTTTGACGATACTCTCGCATTTCCGGATCCAAGTCTTCttcctaaacatttaaataCCAACcatttagtttattattacACTATGAACTTACGAGTATCATTAtcataacaaaataaaaaaaaatgtacccgtgattttttttcagagttgCTTGAATCATTGTCTCCTGTATTTCTTGCTGTTTTAAATCGTTTAGGACTTAATTCTCGGCTAGGCTTGTCACTGGGATCGGGACTCCGTTTATGAAGCATCCGGCTTTGAGTTCGACTAGAGTCAATTGGCTTGCGTGAATGATCGTTGTATGAATCGGAGTTATGAGAACGAGGCTTTGGAGAATATTCTCTTAAACGCGGTGGGGTACGTTCTCGATATCTTGAAtcctaaaataaaatcaaatgtttttataattctattcgtaatattaatcaaataattttttcaagttttaaataataataaactactATACCTCATTATATTTATCACGGCTAtcagatttatatttattgtcatAATCTCTATAATTACTATCTCTTGAGTAATTACTTTCACTAAGAGATTTTAATGGACTAAGACTTTTTGTTTTGGATGATTTATTTTCTTGCCAAACATCCGAAAAATATGCATAGGgatcctgaaaaaaaaatatattgtaatttttataacatatttatttaaaaaattgaataataattgtaatgtAATTTACTTACATCACTTTTAGTTtgtgagtaattttttttgtaatcttGAGTCCCCTGATTATAAGAATCCTGATAAGTAGGATTTGATGGCTGTCTAAATGAATCATTGGATGCTTGAGATTGTGAATTATCCCAAGTTCttattgctaaaaaaaatattttttttatattattgctCTAATCAGGTCTAAATtcttctataattaatttaaatcaggATTTTGTAGATCAAATTgatgttatgttttttatttcatttattttaacatgcGACGTTTCGTCAGTTTTATTCTGACATCATCAGGCGCCTATATGTTTACAAccaaataaacaattaataattttcatgtaaaaCCAAAAACTCAATacaaatatctaaaaaaataaattaataaataccttaaaattttacaatataaaaacaCATAGTccttaatttacaaaaaattactgCGCATGacattttaattgtaatatacaaataaattttaaaattgacgaAACGTCgcatgttaaaataaatgaaataaaaaacataacatcAATTTGGTCTACAACATcctgatttaaattaattatatttttttattaataaaaaatataaaaaaacttaagaaataaataaaataattaccatcAAGAGGTGGCTGTGGATTGCCTCGAAAATGAGGATTAATAAGAATCTTATGACCTTGTGGAAGAGGCACATTGGGTAAAACCGGTAACGTAGACGGTTGTCCAGCAGGACCAGGACCAGGACCAGCATTATATTGATTAACACCTGGTGGATTGTTAAAACCTGGTTTTGGTTCATAAACATTTCTTCCGTCGAATGGTGGTTCTTGGATAGGTGGACGATTCTCAAAGTTCTGTCCACTAGGCTGGACACCTGGATGATGCGGAATCGGTGGACCATGAGCAGGACCTGGTGGTCGAGGGAAATTAGGCTGCATCATTCCATTAGGACGGTCCTGTGGGTGCATCGGATGTCCTGGATGCATCGGCGGTCCCATCGGACGTTGTTGATGAATTCCTGGATGATTAGCTGGTGGCATCTGCTCATGATGATGCATAGGTGGACCTTCCAGAGGTGGTCGTGGCCCTGGATAATGAGGCGGCTGGGCCATGTAAGGTAACTGCTGATTAGGTGGCCCGTTGAAACGTGGTCCCGGTGGTCTGGGATGATAATCCATTCTCGGTCCTGGAATTCTCGGGCCCGGTGGCATTCCTTGAAATTGATTAAATGCTGGTCGGATTCCAGCTGGTTCGGGGAAGTGTTGACCAGCTGGTGGCCCCATATGTGGAGGATG
This genomic window contains:
- the LOC123260979 gene encoding DEAD-box helicase Dbp80-like isoform X1, with protein sequence MASGKVDWGAVTKEQDLLQVNVKNLSLNSETKEAESKDKDKDKDDGADGPMSAAEKSLLQKIIHKGLVESTKDLEIQRKDPSSPLYSVKSFELLHLKPELLKGVYAMGFNAPSKIQETALPTLLADPPQNMIAQSQSGTGKTAAFVLAMLSRVNVDKNYPQVLCLSPTYELAIQTGEVAAKMSQFCPEIKIKYAVRGEEVSRGSKISDHIIIGTPGKVLDWALKYRFFDLSKISVFVLDEADVMIATQGHQDQCIRIHKMLPKSSCQMMFFSATYEPEVMEFAEIIVSNPLIIRLMREEESLDNIKQYYVKCRSVEEKYVAITNIYSVISIGQAIIFCHTRRTAGWLAEKMTKDGHRVAILSGDLTVEQRIAVLDRFRAGLEKVLITTNVLARGIDVAQVTIVVNFDLPMDQNRKADCETYLHRIGRTGRFGKSGIAINLVDSEESALICQEIERHFNKKIHYLDAEDPDEIEKIGTS
- the LOC123260979 gene encoding DEAD-box helicase Dbp80-like isoform X2 — protein: MVFNNLEVKNLSLNSETKEAESKDKDKDKDDGADGPMSAAEKSLLQKIIHKGLVESTKDLEIQRKDPSSPLYSVKSFELLHLKPELLKGVYAMGFNAPSKIQETALPTLLADPPQNMIAQSQSGTGKTAAFVLAMLSRVNVDKNYPQVLCLSPTYELAIQTGEVAAKMSQFCPEIKIKYAVRGEEVSRGSKISDHIIIGTPGKVLDWALKYRFFDLSKISVFVLDEADVMIATQGHQDQCIRIHKMLPKSSCQMMFFSATYEPEVMEFAEIIVSNPLIIRLMREEESLDNIKQYYVKCRSVEEKYVAITNIYSVISIGQAIIFCHTRRTAGWLAEKMTKDGHRVAILSGDLTVEQRIAVLDRFRAGLEKVLITTNVLARGIDVAQVTIVVNFDLPMDQNRKADCETYLHRIGRTGRFGKSGIAINLVDSEESALICQEIERHFNKKIHYLDAEDPDEIEKIGTS
- the LOC123260975 gene encoding RNA-binding protein 33-like — protein: MSDQDDTLLDEDLGDEEYDLGNDEEEALLADDYEVDRQNNYKGEEETDDVLDLGVTDALDDLEGEDENVEYRNETDSHNQSHCYNPDNANCHGTYYEQEEHVNYIEEPIHDQSMLQNPSQVPMGDLREKLLKNNVNSNLRVAGNGGVPGVEEDECEEARERRNRFQPERTIIPPKMNHNIPDTLENVVTTEHSRPPAYRGRGRGRGIRGMRGGRFPPVNYNPRFSTRGPMYEDQNPQFRPPIIENRPPMYQNGPPMMNPPMMNPQMYHPGHQQQPPAAPPPRFPQYPQNHPPHMGPPAGQHFPEPAGIRPAFNQFQGMPPGPRIPGPRMDYHPRPPGPRFNGPPNQQLPYMAQPPHYPGPRPPLEGPPMHHHEQMPPANHPGIHQQRPMGPPMHPGHPMHPQDRPNGMMQPNFPRPPGPAHGPPIPHHPGVQPSGQNFENRPPIQEPPFDGRNVYEPKPGFNNPPGVNQYNAGPGPGPAGQPSTLPVLPNVPLPQGHKILINPHFRGNPQPPLDAIRTWDNSQSQASNDSFRQPSNPTYQDSYNQGTQDYKKNYSQTKSDDPYAYFSDVWQENKSSKTKSLSPLKSLSESNYSRDSNYRDYDNKYKSDSRDKYNEDSRYRERTPPRLREYSPKPRSHNSDSYNDHSRKPIDSSRTQSRMLHKRSPDPSDKPSRELSPKRFKTARNTGDNDSSNSEKKSREEDLDPEMREYRQKMEEQKRLREKLLQEKENRRKKAAMDKIDETKDQQTTDNVQESKSAAATAIKKEGITENPAQSAVKRIRTTAGNTQAIEGGEKTNVRIIRTVQATDKNPSANQTDDETTGTTDAQKKVLIQTNTRRVVLRKPTVNAQRVVVAMQKTNSAVPKAGTTTLKTVPVKKTVSLQKPVSNPTQSTAVATQKSVATIEKSTTPPKKVADKSTTVAKKSIVSNQKTVVKDAASSVRKVIVSPATTNAKKITAGSQNNQRIVLQPNSIKPTTVIIENLAASTTEAQIRRMCQGIGTLEKITMGDGTATIVFKTHSAAMVFHKKYQRKMIDLSMINVRLISKTTTANKLIKNAVKK